DNA sequence from the Oncorhynchus keta strain PuntledgeMale-10-30-2019 chromosome 1, Oket_V2, whole genome shotgun sequence genome:
TacagagaatagtatagaaaacagtatatacctatgaaatgagtaatgcaagatatgtaaacattattaagtgaatgacatatcgtagaatagtatagaaaacagtatatacctatgagtaatgccagatatgtaaacattaagtggctaagataccgtagaatagtatagaatactgtatatagatatgagattaataatgccagacatgtaaacattattaaagtgactagtgttccattccttaaagtggccagtagaggctgctgcctatgcctataggcagcagcctctaatgtgctagtgatggctgtttaacagtctgatggccttgagatagaagctatttttcagtctctcggtcccagctttgacgcATCTGTACtggcctcgccttctggatgatagtggggtgaacaggcagtggctcgggtggatgATGTTCTTgataatctttttggccttcctgtgacatcaggtgctgtaggtgtcctggagggcaggtagtttgcccccggtaatgcgttgggcagaccctctggagagccttgcggttgcgggtggtgcagttgccgtaccaggtggcgataggatgctttcaattgtgcatctgtaaaagtttgtgagggttttaggtgacaagccaatcttctttagcctcctgaggttgaaaaggttttgttgcaccttcttcaccacattgtctgtgtgggtggtccatttcagtttgtcagtgatatgtacgccaaggaacttaaagtaTTCCACCTTCTCCACGGTCCCATCGATGTAGATAggggggtgcaccctctgctgtttcctgaagtccacaataatttccttagttttgttgatgttgagtgagaggttgttttccagtCACCACACTCCTAgattcctcacctcctccctatagtatGTCTCGTAAtcattggtaatcaagcctactactgttgtgtcatctgcaaacttgatgattgtgttggaggTGTGCTTGGCCatgtagtcatgggtgaacagggagtacaggagggggctgagcacgcacccttgtggggcctcagagttgaggatcagtggagtggaggtgatgtttcctaccttccccacctgggggcagccagtcaggaagtccaggacccggTTGCACAGGGggaggttcagacccagggcctcgagattaatgatgagcttggagggtactatggtgttgaatgctgagctatagtcaatagacagcattcttacataggtattcctctagttcagatgggatagggcagtgtgcagagttATTGCAATTGCATGGTCTGTGGATCAATTGGGGAGGTAACCAAATTGATTTGAAgagtctagggtggcaggtaaggtagaggtaaTATGATCCGATAGTCAttaagttcagttacctttgccttcttgggtacggGAACAATGGtagacatcttgaagcatgtggggacagcagccTGCCTATAGGCAGCGATTGAATAtgcccgtaaacacaccagccagctggtctgcgcatgctctaaggatgcggctagggatgccatctgggccggcagccttgcgggggttaacacgtttaaatgttttactcacgtcggccacggtgaaggagagcccacagtccttggtagcgggccacgtcggtggcactgtgttatcggcgacgtggctggttttccttttgtagtccgtgattgtctgtagtccttgtcacatacgtctcgtgtatgagccgttgaattgcgactccattttatctctatactgacgtatagcttgtttgattgccttgcagagtgaataactacactgtttatattctgtCATATTACCAGTCGCCTTGCCATGTTTAAATgtagtggttcgcgctttcagtttcgcgcgaatgctaccatctagccacggtttctggttagggtaggttttaatagtcacagtgggtagcacatctcctatacacttccttataaactcagtcaccgtattTGTGTATGCATCTAGATTATGGGTTTATGGGTCAGGGAAAATATTTTGATtaggaatcaattgtttggtccccacaaggatagtaacacaaatgtgtgtgtgtgtgtgtgtgtgtgtgtgtgtgtgtgtgtgtgtgtgtgtgtgtgtgtgtgtccgtgcctgtctgcctgtgtgtttgtgtatcccAGGTGCAGCAGCCCAGTGAGTATGACAGGGAGTCGTGGGCTCTGAATGATGAGGAGAGACTGAAGGCTGTGCCCTTGCTCCACGGCCAGGGGAACAAGCTCTACAAACTGGGGCGCTACCAGGACGCCACCAACAAATACAAAGAGGCCATAGTCTGCATCAAGAACATACAGCACAAGGTACTGTAACAACGGATCAGGAATAGCGGTGTGGAATAATGACTTTGGCTTTCATTTTCAGAGTTCTTGAAATGTGTTTTGTGACAGAGTATAACCATATTTTAATCATGACTTCCATATACAAAGTACACCCTCGATGCTTTGTGTGTTTGagaattgtatgtgtgtgtgtttgtacgtgtatgtcagtgtgtgtgcggGTGCGTGCGTGCATATATGAATGTATTCATCCAtggtgtgtaacagtgtgtatcCCCCTCCCCCAGGAGAAAGCATGGGAAGCCCCCTGGCTGAAGCTAGAGAAGATGGGGAACATGCTGACTCTCAACTACTGCCAGTGTCTGCTCCGTATGGAGGAGTACTATGAGGTCATAGAGCACACCAGTGACATCATCAATCAGCACCCAGGTACCTCAGGCACACACAATATATTATGAAACCTTACAGGAAAAGCACTTCAGACAACAACAAATAGTCAATGGGCGAAGTGTCAAGAAATGTAAATTAGGGTCTAGCCCAAAgcgaaaatatttttaaaaacattatcTCTGTATCTGCCTGTGTGTGCTTCTCTATCTGTTTGCATATGCGTGTGTTCATCCTAGGTGAAATGAAGGCGTTCTACGTGCGAGGGAAGGCCCACATTGAGGTGTGGAACGAAGCTGAGGCGCGGGCTGACTTTGAGAGGGTTCTAGATCTGGACCCTGGCATGAAGAAGGCTGTTAAGAAGGACCTGGGTGTTCTCAACatgaggatggaggagaagaatgaGGAGGATAAAGTCAAGTACAAGGGCATGTTCTGACATGGCCCAGGAGATATGCAGATATGGAGGGGGAGGGTCAATGTCAAAGTTAATGTGGACAGCACAGATGGTGCttgtggaggaagagaggagagatgggcaAAGCAggagtatgtgagagagagagagagagagagagagagagagagagagagagagagagagagagagagagagagagagagagagagagagagagagagagagagagagagagagagagagagagaggaaatgtatCCTAGATCATTGTTACTTATTTATCTATGTTTTTCCTGGAACATTGTTTGGTGGTCAATCCATTTGGGTAGAACATGTATCCATTATGTCTGACTTGAATGGTTGAAGCCCAACAAGTACTGCATCTAGTCataaaatgcaaataaatatTGGTGTAGATTATGTACTCATCAGATATTGAACGAATATGTTATTTTGTTCCTTCCTTTAATCCATggcacactacatgaccaaaagtatgtggacaactgctcctcgaacatctcattccaaaatcatgggcattaatatggagttggtcccccctttgctgctataacagcctccactcttctgggaaggctttgcactagatgctggaacattgctgcggggacttgtgaggttgggcactgatgtcggggattaggcctggctcacagtcggcgttcctattcatcccaaaggtgtcgaTGGGGCTgagttcagggctctgtgcaggccagtcaagttatttcacaccgatcttgacaaaccatttctgtatggacctcacgttgtgcatgggggcattgtcattctgaatactgaaacaggaaagggccttgcccaaactgttgccacaaagttggaagcacagaaccgtctagaatgtcattgtatgctgtagtgttaagatttcccttcactggaactaaggggcctagcccgaaccatgaaaaacagctccagaccattattcttcttCCACCAGACTTTACATTTGGGCAGATAGTGTTCtgctggcatctgccaaacccagattcgtccgtcggactgccagatggtgaagcgtgattcatcactccagagaaagcgtTTCTACTgccccagagtccaatggcagcgagctttacaccactccagccgacgcttggcattgcacatggtgatcttaggcttgtgtgcgactgCCTGGCCAtgtaaacccatttcatgaagctcccaaagaacagttattgtgctgacattgcttccagaggcagtttggaacttggtagtgagtgttacaactgAGGAGAGACAATTTATACGCACTACGCTCTTCGGCActtggcggtcccattctgtgagcttgtgtggcctaccacttagcgactgagccgttgtttctcttagacatttccacttcacaataacagcatttattgctgaccggggaagctctagcagggcagaaacttgacgaactgacttgttggaaaggtggcatcccatgacggtgccacgttgaaagtccgAGCTCTTCgttaaagccattctactgccaatgtttgtctatggaaaatgcatggtggtgtgctcgattttatacacctgtcagcaatgggtgtggctgaaatagttgaAGCCACtaatgaaggggtgtccacatacttctgttcATATAGTGTATCTATATTGTTTTAAGGGGATTTTCACACACTGACAAAACATGTATACCGTCAATAAGCTTAGCCAATTCTCTGTATCTTGTTGACACCATTACATTCCACTAGATGGCATTATTTCTATAGCTTACACCTCAGGGCTAAATACTGTACTATAAAAGTTGATATATCAACAACTACTCCAATAACAAAGAGGAAGTTTGAACTGTGTTGGGGGGTCTATGATAATTAATTCACCAGTATGGCACAATGGCAGTACAATCTCCAACAGAGGACACTAAAACAGAGGCTTCtagcttttgttccagcccagcactaacacacctgattacaCTAATCATGGTCGAGACTAAAGGCtctgattagttgattattggaaaCAGgaagtgttagtgctgggctgggaCAAAAGCCTGACTCCGTGCTCTCCAGGAGCATAATTGGGGAACCCTACTCTAGATTTGGAGAACCCTGCTCTAAGTTATTGTGTTGACCTGATATGCCTTCTGATGGCCTGCATGGTAACATGAAGGATCACTTTGCTGTGAAAGGAATGATAGGTAATTGCAGTGTCTGAGTGATAGATAGGGGTCACATACAGGTTAGTGATGGAGACACTCCCACAATAGCATGATAGACAGCACACCCACCCACAGCTGGCTCCAGTGAGTTACGTAATATAATTGGGTAAATGTCTGAGAGCcacatgtatgtgtgtacagtatcaGGTCGATGCCATACAGCGAGCTCACTTTCATTCAGGGAATCCCCTATTTGTCATATCCCATTctctgtacactcttagaaaaaataaCCTTTAGATTTAAAGAACCTTTAGATTTTTTGATGAGATTAAAGAACCCTTTCTAGTATTAACAAATAATGTGAGAGACCGACGAACCGTCTGAGGTGTGAGAGCCTGACGACCCGTCTGAGGTgtgagagcctgacgagccggctgaggtgtgagagcctgacgagccggctgaggtgtGAGAGCCTGACGAACCGTCTGAGGTGTGAGAGCCTGACGAACCGTCTGAGGTGTGAGAGCCTGACGAACCGTCTGAAGTGTGAGAGCCTGACGAACCGTCTGAAGTGTGAGAGCCTGACGAACCGTCTGAGGTgtgagagcctgacgagccgtCTGAGGTgtgagagcctgacgagccgtCTGAGGTgtgagagcctgacgagccgtCTGAGGTGTGAGAGCCTGACGAACCGTCTGAGGTgtgagagcctgacgagccggctgaggtgtgagagcctgacgagccggctgaggtgtGAGAGCCTGAGCCGGCTGAGGTGTGAGAGCCTGACGAACCGTCTGTGGTGTGAGAGCCTGACGAACCGTCTGAGGTgtgagagcctgacgagccgtCTGAGGTGTGAGAGCCTGACGAACCGTCTGAGGTgtgagagcctgacgagccgtCTGAGGTGTGAGAGCCTGACGAACCGGCTGAGGTGTGAGAGCCTGACGAACCGGCTGAGGTGTGAGAGCCTGACGAACCGTCTGAGGTGTGAGAGCCTGACGAACCGTCTGAGGTgtgagagcctgacgagccgtCTGAGGTgtgagagcctgacgagccggctgaggtgtgagagcctgacgagccgtCTGAGGTGTGAGAGCCTGACGAACCGTCTGAGGTgtgagagcctgacgagccgtCTGAGGTgtgagagcctgacgagccgtCTGAGGTgtgagagcctgacgagccggctgaggcctCCCCGTTAGCTCTAGTACTGACACCAGGACCCAACATACCTTCtaacacaaaaacaaacaaaaaacactccctgatgcttcccttagGTGATATTCTTAGGTTATTCTGTAACAATGTAC
Encoded proteins:
- the aipl1 gene encoding aryl-hydrocarbon-interacting protein-like 1; translation: MSSDMDGTMLLGVEGIKKTILYGGTAEMPRFITGTKVTFHFRTQLCDDDRTVIDDSKVTGVPMEVVIGNMFKLEIWETLLTSMRIGEVAEFWCDVTHTGLYPLVAKSLRRIAEGKDPVDWHIHSCGMANMFAYHTLGYDDLDQLQKEPQPLYFVLELVKVQQPSEYDRESWALNDEERLKAVPLLHGQGNKLYKLGRYQDATNKYKEAIVCIKNIQHKEKAWEAPWLKLEKMGNMLTLNYCQCLLRMEEYYEVIEHTSDIINQHPGEMKAFYVRGKAHIEVWNEAEARADFERVLDLDPGMKKAVKKDLGVLNMRMEEKNEEDKVKYKGMF
- the LOC127929887 gene encoding uncharacterized protein LOC127929887, with the protein product MLGPGVSTRANGEASAGSSGSHTSDGSSGSHTSDGSSGSHTSDGSSGSHTSDGSSGSHTSAGSSGSHTSDGSSGSHTSDGSSGSHTSDGSSGSHTSAGSSGSHTSAGSSGSHTSDGSSGSHTSDGSSGSHTSDGSSGSHTSDGSSGSHTTDAGSSGSHTSDGSSGSHTSDGSSGSHTSDGSSGSHTSDGSSGSHTSDGSSGSHTSDGSSGSHTSDGSSGSHTSDGSSGSHTSDAGSSGSHTSDGSSGSHTSDGSSVSHIIC